The DNA region CGATGAGAGCTGGCGCGGGTATCCGGGCCCAGGCTCGCTTATATTTTGACAGTGGGTGGCACTCTATCGGTGAATTCGATGCCTTCGGAATGGATCTAAACCTCAAGGGTATCTTTTCTATCAAACCGTACTTCGCGGTGGATGCACGGGTGGAAGCGGACGCGTACTTGTCGACTCAAGCCACTGTCGAGATGAAAATATCTCATGACCGGTTCCGATATTACCTCCCGGATAGTCTTGGAAGCAATCCTACTCAGATCACTGGATCGTATAATCTCGACACAACCACAGGTCCAATTTCAGGTTTTGGAAACATCGATGCTCGagctggtggtggtattgTCTTCGGATTCAAGCCCAAAATCGCGATGGACATTGACCTACAATTCCGCGGCTCGCAATATGTCAACACGTCCGTCGAACTCAGCACACCAGGTTCCATCCGGATTGATGCGGCTCTGGCTTCCGGGTGTAGCAACGGAATGCAATTCGATGTCACTGGCCAAATGGACGTGGACTTTGCTGTAAAGAACGGACTCCCTGGATGGTCGAGTAAGTCGTATACCTTCAAGGACAACCCAGCGAAGAAAATCTACTCGGGTTGTGTGCCATTTAGTGTGTTGGCGAAGCGGGAGCTCGAAGCCGGTAACGGCCCAGAGTTGACATCCCGGAGTACAACCGGCTCCGACTTGACACTCCCCAAACAATCGAACAACCTGTGCGCCTTTTCAACAAACGGTATTTATTGCGCTGATCCTGAAGAAAATGATGATCCCTCTCCCAATTGTGACCTCAATGATCTGTCCTACTTGAATGACAGCGACGATGACGGGGATGCAACTCTCACTCGTCGCGGACATCTGGAGAAACGCAGCAAAAAGGAACTGGATTACTGCTATGGGAAAACGGAGGCCGAGGGACTTGGATACCAGGGCTTCGGCACTGGCGCAGCCTCTTATAGTACCATTCATTTCAGCGACTATCCTTCGTCTACTGAGCTTGTGGAGGACTATGATTCCAACGCGCCTACATATGACAATGCAGATCCCCAAGACTGCAACAATTTCGAGCTGGTCAAGCTGGATAAAACTCCTCAGAAGCCTTATCCTTctaaggaagaaaagaaaaagggtgCGCGGGAGTATCACAGTATGTTTCTTCTCCCCAGAATTTTCCATTACTTCAGCTAACACATCAATATAGGCGAGCATGTTTTGGAAGCTCAAACAGTAAGAGAACGATTTTGAAATTTGTATATGTGTTGTAACTCTTGTCCGGCTAATCATGTTTCTCGCAGGTACAACGCTTCTTCAATGCTCTGGGCATGGCATGGTCTAACCTCAAAAAAGGGCCCCAAAATCCAAATGCCAAGCTGTATCAAACCCCCAAGAAAGGCGACACAGAGACAATCCCCTGGTGCGCTTATATGAAACTATGGTGGAACCTGAGAAGAAATGACAATGCCAACAACATGCTGGGAAGCGTATACCCTGGCTATGATGGTCATTATACAGACGAGTTTGTCTTGTACGAAAGCGCACTGAATAGTAAAGTCAAACAAGGGGTAAGTGCCCtatgatccctgttcctctATCTTGTTGACCGATTTCCATAGTGGTTTTCTGGAAACCAGCTCACCGGAGCAAGCAAGATTGACAAACAGATCGACAAGGGGGAATGGAGTGAAGTTGCAAAGACTTTGAAATTGCACATTGTGGCCTGGAAGTAAGTGGTCTCCAACCAGTGCAGAAGATTCAGGCTGATGATCAATTTCTCTAGGTACTATTATGTTGATGAAATCAAGAACACACTTGTGAAGCAAGCAGACCGCGTCGAGGATGCACTGTAGGTGTACTCAGGAAGCAATCTCATGATGATCATACTAACCCCGTTTGTAGGCGCGAGTTAGAAGGAACGGGAGAACATAGCATTCATGCTAAGGTAAATGACTCGGATGATGAAATTTCTGATTGTTAACTAATTTGTTTGTAAATCAGGTTGGCGACAATGACGGAGATTATGATAAAGACTACATTCCTCAGAACCTAGCAGCTCATTGGAGATCCTGGGTCCAAGAGGAACATGAGCGCGTACAACTTGAAGTTAGGAGATTTCTTAACAAATATGCGAAGAAGGCATATGATCTCAATCGACCAGAGCCGgatgataatgatgatgccATGATCGATCCAGGACAGGCCATCCAGAAAAACGCAGACATCGTGAAAATTTTTGAGACTGCCTGGTCAGAAGTTCAGAAACTGGAAACCTGGACTATCCCCTGGGATGGTGACTCTATGGATACCAGCGATTGAGACATTTTTACTTTTCAATGTGCTGTGTGCACCAGGTGTCTTTGCTGGCATATTACAGAGCTGCCCGGAAATTGTAACAAAATAGTATACATTATACTAGATttttatatatatttctctCACATTCGATTACCTCGTTGACGGCATTTCAATTAGAAGTACTGCTGGATTCCAGTCTTGCTAGAAACCagtatttcttttttttccagCAGTAGTACGTGTCGCACGGTAGCTAGTAGATCTAACGAgctgatattcctatctaaactagtgtagctatcgacgagaatatcgaacctgaagaacagaagaagaaaagaaaagaggaaggcCTATTGACACGAAGAAGACTTGTATGGGTTGTGCGGCGTCGCTAAGCAGCCAATTGTCTTGATTTCTTCTATGGGCCATATGGCACTGTTTGCTATATTGATGCCGTTTGTCAATAGTGGCGTCAATGAGGCGCCGAGCCGAGTTGAAATTCGCCCCAGATACTGGCTCCGTCGAGGGACAGGATCATACCCGAATTGAGGGATTGAAGGCTGAGGAGTCGATTTTGTAGTCCCCGTTGAGGAGGTCGAGAGTGTTACGACATACAGCGCAGGGTATGTCAGCCTGTCGACTAGGCAAGGGAAATAGCTAGAGGGTGAGGTATATTGGATCAACGGTGACAGCTGGATTGGCTACAAGACTGATCCTTAAGGAAGGAGAGCTAGATACAACATGTGCAGTCTTTTTAACCCCCTCCGGGTCCACAAGGCCCGGTGCCCTAACCCGGGGTATGCATCCGGTTATCACAACTCGTAATTCCCGTTCGGGAAAGTCTTTAGCCCTTCCGGCGGAGGGACCCGTTACAGAGAGTGACGCGAGAAGAGAGTAGATTGTTTGTTGCCTGTTGACCATCAGCTTGAGCCATCTCCTGTATGTGCACGGGCAGTATAGCTTACCATCCTGTAATCGTTCCTAGCAGGCTCTGAAGACGGAGAATGACAATACCCTTGAGAAAAGACCTCTTCCTTCATCATCCCCTTCGAAGGCGCTCCTTCCTGATTTCCAAGTTGAAGGTTGATATTCAAATTCAGGGCCGGAGGAACCATCTCCTCATCTCCAATCTTTCTCTTTATTCCCTTTCCATATCTATCTCCCGAGGTCCTACCTGCAGtagtgtgacggctcacatatgatagctcacatggcggttcaacactacggcaatggatgatacatcacaaacaccatccagtcatgtcgccaacaatcctcttaaaacctcttcatgacctagatagatttcctcttcttctttcttctccagattcgatattctcgtcgatggctacaatagtttagataggaattcagttcattattatctactattccgagcccgtgacaagtAGACTTCCTTGTTTCCTCTCTCCCCTTCCACTCCCTTTGCAACTCCAACTCCAATTACTTTCACATGAAGCGGCACCTCAAGCTCCTTCCGTTTCAACGCCTTGAGTAACCGCATCGCAGCCGTGCTTTTGTGATCTGTCGGCTGAAGACCATAGTGTAGAAGCTGTGCCTTGAACCAGTCGGCAGGTTGATCTAGGATGGATGCTTTGGTGCGGAAGAAGGTGCGGAGTTCGGGGGTTGTTGCGCGAGGGTGTCGAGTCTGTGGAGCTTTTATCACATCAGGTATTACTGTTCTGTTTATATCAGTAAATCAAGACAAACATCAAAATGCCTGTAAGTACAACTCAAGTATATTTACGCTTTACCTATTTAGGAAATTCACCTATGGCCACTTTAAAGCAGGACGCCAGGACGGAAATACCACGAAAATATACCTTAAAGCCACGACGTTTTTGTGGCCTTTCCGGCGTCACCCTGagttactccgtactcttgGGTGACGCCTAATTACTAGAAGCGGTATAGCGTGCCTATTTAGGTTTAGCGCCCCATTGTCGCTTGGCATCATGGTGCGTGCTCTATAAAGTCGCCCTCCATCGCTGCTTCAACTCACCAAATTTGTGCTGTAGCCCGGCTATCTATAACTAAAATTAGCGTACAAAAGAAGTcgctgaagaagaaatgtGTACAGAGCGGCGGCCATTAACACACCAATTCATCAAGTCTGGAGACCTCTAGACTCACCTTGATCTCCCCCCCACCCTTCTTCCCTTTGCTTCCTCTTGTCTGTTTCCCCTTTCCCTTCCGCATTTCTCTCATCAAACCCAAGAATCTCAATTAGCTGTTTGACAGCcgtgaaaacccaagcagctccctGCGCAAggggctacctgtatttagatgacaGATGGTAGCTGACAGGCAGTTCTGATCTGCCCGTCATATGTCCCGCTCCGGGACCAGGGATTCCCCGCTTCCGAGGATTCCAAGGATGCGcggaaagacccgaccctcgacgtaaaatagacacacacacacacacatacacacgctactactactacgaAGCGTGATGTGGCCATCTGCGACAGTAAGATAGAATTTAATATGCACTCATTGGGTAGTGTATATACAGTCAAGCGATAGTACGCTCCATCGCCAATTGAAAGTGATACCTATCCTCCGTTCCCTACACCTCCAAGCCTTCGTACAGTCAGCGACGTTGACTCGCGGATGACCCATGCCTGAACTGCCCCACTTCAGACCTACTAAGGTGTGCCTACCGCAGTGGGCCAATCTGCGATAGCCCTACGCCTGCAACTTCCCTCAGCGAGTTGTTGCCATTCTCGGACTGTGTACTATCGAAGTCTACCAGCATGGCTTTTTTCAGAAACATTTTTGGAGTGGCCACGCATCCTCCCGCTAGAGGTGTCCCGTCATCACGTTCTCACCCGCGGGTCATGGGTCTGCTACCTCCTGCAGTTCTCTGCCTGTCGCCTCTATGCACTGCTTGCTGACATTTGACTTTCATGTAGAGGATCCATTTCGGTGTCCACGGACTGAAACAGTCCGGGAACTGGCTCGCATACTCGATGATGAACAAGTAGTCCTCGTCAGGGGCACACCCACGTCGGGTAAGACGACACTCGCGAAGCTCCTTGACGAATACTATGAACGGCACGATGTTCCATCGGTCTTGATCCGATCTTGGCCGAAGGATGGATACAATCTTTATACCgacatcctcatccagcgTGCGAGACGCAAGGGCCATACTTTCGTCACAGAGAACAATATCGACAATTGCAACATCGTCTTCATTATTGATGAAGCACAAATGTCGTACCACGACCAAACTCTCTGGCTTGAGTTTATCAAGCCTCAAATCAGTCGACTTCATGGACCTAGGATATGCCTCTTTTGCTCGTACGGTAGCCCCACCGGGGGGGCAACCAACTTCGATGCTGGCAGCCCTGTCGGGTTCATCGGTATTCAAAAGCGCGTATCTCTGACGGTGTCCAACATCCGGTATGCTCCATCAATTTGTCTATTCTACAATAGAGCCGAATTTGATGACGTCATCCATCGCCTGTGTGCCGATATTCGacgccctcttcctcttgaCGATGAGGCCCGCGACTACATCTTCGATCTTACGAACGGTCACCCGGGGGCGGTAGAGGCCGTTATTGACATTTTAAAGCGAGTTAGTCGTATCATGCATTTCTGCGTTTGCTTTCAATGTGCTGATGGAATGTCCTTCTAGGTGTATCATTCACAAATAAAACACGAAGGGATTACCGTGGGAGTCGATCATATTGCGTCGCTTCTCGATGATGAGGAATCATCATTCGACTTATTGGCACTGACCGGGTTCATGCGATGTTTTCCGCCCCGCAATGTAGACACCGCCACGGCCAATGTTCTTCGGGCTGTTCTGGCCAATCAAAATGTCCCATTGGATCGAGATGACAAAGGGACAGAAATTTGCTATAAAAACGGGTGGCTGCATGCAGAGCCTCTTGACATTGATGCGCAGACCATAGTGTGCATATTCCCAACGAAGCTGCATCTGAAGTAAGTATTTGCACCTCAGGAGGTATATATAGCTTTTCCTGATCTGAACAGGTTTGTTGAGTACTACCTAACGGGATCCTCTGCGCCCTTCCCATACCAAAAATTCCCAAGTATTGAATCTCTCGCAGAAACTGTCTTGAGGGGATTTTCCCTTCGGAATCTCGCTTCAGCGGCACGCTTGGGTACAGGTGTCGCTGTCCGGCCCGTGGAAGCATCCTATCAAGATGAATTTTACCGCTCACTACAGCAGGTCCTGGGATTTTCGGCGAAGGTGACTAGTGAATGGACCGGGGACAAAGACAATCGTATAGATTTCAGGATCGATGACCCGAGATGGGGAATCAAACTATTGCGCGACGGCAACCGCCTCGGTGAACACTGTGACAGGTTCGTGGGAAACGGGAGATATACGCCGTGGATCCAAAGTGGATTACTCCAGGATTGGCTCGTGATTGATTGTCGGACTTCCTTTCCACGCGAATACAGTAGGTTTACCCTCTTTTTCGGCTTACGGTACACATGGCTAAATTCAGTGTAGGAGTACCGGGGACGAAACTGTGGAGGGCGGTTTTTGCTAGTGATTATACTTCTGTTCGAATCTTGGACGCGAGCAACCAGATTGTTGTTGACGAATTCTCTCTTATGTCTTAGCTTTTACCCCGTAGCGAGCGCTCTCGGTTGTACCTGTTCCTAATGTCTATGCATGGTATTAGTTCAGGAGAAACAAGGGAATAGAAATAGTATGTCTTGCTAAGCTATTTTCTCCATCCTGCCAAGATCCATGAACAGCTTGGCGCGATTTGAGTTTGGAACAGGTTATCCGACACAAAGGCAAGAAACCAGGAATCAAGCCCTATCCATTTGCATAGACACGTTATTTTTCTCAAGGTGCCCTTACTTTGCACGTTACAATATTCCGACAGGGTCGTGTCTGGGATATGTATGTAGATTTAGCTCTAGTATCCCTATCCCTTCCAATAATGTTCTCTCAAGGGCGATTTCCGTGGATCTCCCCGTGCTGCAACGATTGCCTAAGCGCGTCTTTATTTAATAAACATTCCTTCCATGCTGACCTGGTCCCTGGATCGTGGCTCAGTCTCGCACGTTCGCACTATGTGGAGATTccctgctgcttctgctaTTATCCGATGATCGACTCATCATTTGCTTCCCCTATCCGTAGCCTATCCAGATAGCAGCTGAAATAAATAATCGACTATTTCCGATAGTCTCCAATAAGCATATGGACGCGATAATGCCTTAAATAACGATCGTGCCGTGCTGAATTGGGCCCCGGCGAACTTCCACTCATCCAGGCCGCCACCGTCGATAATTTCGCAGCCACAGTACTCGTAGTCCAGACAAGCGTGAATACAATTGAGGCAACCTGACTGTGAGCCCCAATTCTTGCCCTCCAAAAAACTTCTGCAGCCCCATGACCATGGTCATGTGACATGCTTGAAAAGATGAATAGCATCAGGACTGTCTTTAGAATACACAAGGCAAAAAGAATGAAGGAAAAGGTGATGGTCAAGCGAAACAATGGCGTAATTATGGCAAATAGTTTTTTGAAAGTACTGTTTGGTTTTGCATGGCTCTGCTCACCTGCATCCAACTGGAGTATATTTTCATTCACataaaaaggaaaatatAGTCTCACTCCCTCGCATAGCGAGGGAGCTCTAGCaaaacaaaaacatacaacagccaggattcgctggtggtcagcCACCCAACTagtaaccggccggcgtgtggcttaagtacggtcGATAGTAGGGTGACGGCACCTAAAAGGTGCGAGGTGGTGTGAAATCTTGGCGCTCGCGCGACTAGCGTGGGTGCTCTATAGAGGGGTGCGATATTCTACGGCCACTCACATCCTGGTGCGAaatgtcacaggctgcgcctgtagaataaatgatatgctatttggagagatgatcggaggggttaccaggctacctaccccgcacggcgtacatttgtatataaagctgtccgataggacatccgttctcctgttcttcaacgaaatcttttgtgtgatagctagtcattagcactacgggctcaGCCCATAACATTTTGATAGTGGAGCCACAAGCATGTCAACTGGTAATAAGGATATCTTTGAGAAATTGGACCGGAAGAGCTGAGGAACTCTGACTGTTGCTGATGGAATTCAAATACCCattgaaggaagaggaatagTCAAATTCAGCTTGCCAAATGGGTCAACAGTCTGATTGAGTAATGCCATATATGTACCAGGTTTGGCAGAGAACCTGTTGTCACTGGAAGCGCTCCATGTTGCTGGATTTGAGTCAAGGGGCTCTGTTATGGGCTGAGGAGAGCAGGTCCACAAGATTCTGAGCAGTCCATCTGTGATTGTGGCTGGTAATCGCGTTAGCTCAACGTTAGGTTGAAAGGTCAAACAGGGCTGATAGTACTGACACAAAGCTGCAGAGTCTTCTCCCACAGAGAATAATTGCCCCAAAAGACAACTTGTT from Aspergillus chevalieri M1 DNA, chromosome 2, nearly complete sequence includes:
- a CDS encoding uncharacterized protein (COG:S;~EggNog:ENOG410PPVP;~InterPro:IPR027417); its protein translation is MAFFRNIFGVATHPPARGVPSSRSHPRVMEDPFRCPRTETVRELARILDDEQVVLVRGTPTSGKTTLAKLLDEYYERHDVPSVLIRSWPKDGYNLYTDILIQRARRKGHTFVTENNIDNCNIVFIIDEAQMSYHDQTLWLEFIKPQISRLHGPRICLFCSYGSPTGGATNFDAGSPVGFIGIQKRVSLTVSNIRYAPSICLFYNRAEFDDVIHRLCADIRRPLPLDDEARDYIFDLTNGHPGAVEAVIDILKRVYHSQIKHEGITVGVDHIASLLDDEESSFDLLALTGFMRCFPPRNVDTATANVLRAVLANQNVPLDRDDKGTEICYKNGWLHAEPLDIDAQTIVCIFPTKLHLKFVEYYLTGSSAPFPYQKFPSIESLAETVLRGFSLRNLASAARLGTGVAVRPVEASYQDEFYRSLQQVLGFSAKVTSEWTGDKDNRIDFRIDDPRWGIKLLRDGNRLGEHCDRFVGNGRYTPWIQSGLLQDWLVIDCRTSFPREYRVPGTKLWRAVFASDYTSVRILDASNQIVVDEFSLMS